A section of the Saliniramus fredricksonii genome encodes:
- the tenA gene encoding thiaminase II — protein MKPGAFSTKAWQDNLTLYETIRTMPFNEELAAGTLSKARFTQYIVQDAHYLIGFGRALAIAAAKAPHPDQIVQFSKGAEVAIVVERSLHGSFFDDFGITQDMFETTPVSPGCSHYVSYLLATAWSEPYEVVLAALLPCFWIYAEIGRDIHARASENNPYQAWIDTYAGEEFHDAVRAMIATTDAAAAAASANNLARMHFSYRRATQLEYMFWDSAYRLEDWPV, from the coding sequence ATGAAGCCGGGGGCATTCTCCACGAAGGCATGGCAGGACAATCTCACGCTCTATGAGACCATCCGCACCATGCCCTTCAACGAGGAGCTCGCCGCCGGCACGCTCTCGAAGGCGCGTTTCACGCAATATATCGTGCAGGATGCGCACTATCTGATCGGTTTCGGGCGCGCGCTCGCCATTGCGGCGGCGAAAGCCCCGCATCCCGACCAGATCGTGCAGTTCTCCAAGGGTGCCGAAGTCGCGATTGTGGTCGAGCGCTCGCTGCACGGTTCGTTCTTCGATGATTTCGGCATCACGCAGGACATGTTCGAGACGACCCCTGTCTCGCCCGGCTGCAGCCATTACGTCTCCTATTTGCTGGCCACCGCCTGGAGCGAGCCCTACGAGGTGGTGCTGGCCGCCCTCCTGCCCTGTTTCTGGATCTATGCCGAGATCGGGCGCGACATCCATGCCCGCGCCAGTGAGAACAACCCCTACCAGGCCTGGATCGACACCTATGCCGGCGAGGAATTCCACGATGCGGTGCGCGCCATGATCGCCACCACCGATGCCGCAGCGGCTGCGGCATCGGCGAACAATCTTGCACGGATGCATTTTTCATATCGCCGCGCAACGCAGCTCGAATACATGTTCTGGGATTCCGCCTACCGTCTGGAAGATTGGCCCGTCTGA
- a CDS encoding tartrate dehydrogenase — protein MTKTYSIAVIPGDGIGKEVVPEGVRVLEKAAKRHGFTVKLDWFDFASCDYYAKHGQMMPDDWKAQIGGHDAIFFGAVGWPDTVPDHVSLWGSLLKFRREFDQYVNLRPVKLMPGVQSPLAGREPGDIDFYVVRENTEGEYSSVGGRMFAGTEREVVIQETVMSRVGVDRVLKYAFELARRRARKHVTSATKSNGISITMPYWDERMEAMAAQYPDITWDKFHIDILTAHFVLHPDWFDVVVASNLFGDILSDLGPACTGTIGIAPSGNINPENAFPSLFEPVHGSAPDIAGQGIANPIGQIWSGAMMLDHLGEREAAAEIVAGIERVLAEKTLRTGDLGGNADTVTCGKAVEEAI, from the coding sequence ATGACGAAGACCTATTCGATCGCAGTCATTCCCGGTGACGGAATCGGCAAGGAAGTGGTGCCGGAGGGCGTGCGTGTTCTCGAAAAGGCCGCCAAACGCCATGGTTTCACCGTCAAGCTCGACTGGTTCGACTTCGCCTCCTGCGACTATTACGCGAAGCACGGGCAGATGATGCCCGATGACTGGAAAGCGCAGATCGGCGGGCATGACGCGATCTTCTTCGGTGCCGTAGGCTGGCCCGATACCGTGCCCGATCATGTTTCGCTCTGGGGTTCGCTTTTGAAATTCCGCCGCGAATTCGATCAATACGTCAATCTGAGACCCGTGAAGCTGATGCCCGGCGTGCAATCGCCGCTGGCGGGTCGCGAGCCGGGTGATATCGATTTCTACGTGGTGCGCGAGAATACGGAAGGCGAATATTCCTCCGTCGGCGGGCGCATGTTCGCCGGCACCGAACGCGAGGTGGTGATCCAGGAAACGGTGATGAGCCGGGTGGGCGTGGATCGCGTTCTCAAATACGCCTTCGAGCTGGCGCGCCGCCGCGCGCGCAAGCACGTGACCTCGGCGACGAAGTCGAACGGCATCTCCATCACCATGCCCTATTGGGACGAGCGCATGGAGGCGATGGCGGCGCAATATCCCGACATCACCTGGGACAAGTTCCATATCGACATCCTCACCGCCCATTTCGTGCTGCATCCCGACTGGTTCGACGTGGTCGTGGCCTCCAACCTGTTCGGCGACATCCTCTCCGATCTCGGCCCCGCCTGCACCGGCACGATCGGCATTGCGCCATCGGGCAATATCAACCCCGAAAACGCCTTCCCCTCGCTGTTCGAACCGGTCCACGGCTCGGCCCCCGACATTGCCGGGCAGGGAATCGCCAATCCGATCGGGCAGATCTGGTCCGGCGCGATGATGCTCGATCATCTGGGCGAGCGCGAAGCGGCAGCCGAGATCGTCGCCGGAATCGAGCGGGTTCTCGCGGAAAAGACCCTGCGCACGGGCGATCTGGGTGGAAATGCGGATACGGTCACTTGCGGAAAGGCGGTGGAAGAGGCCATCTGA
- a CDS encoding DMT family transporter, with product MLMWGGNAVASRLAVGEISPMALTCLRWTVVIVIAVAIAHKELVREWPLLREKLPMIIGMGALGFTGFNALFYVGAHYTTAVNLTIIQGAMPIIVLIGALLVYGTRITPLQVAGTIVTLTGVALVATRGELATLLQFAFNPGDLLMLCACVLYAGYTLGLRNRPQVSGLAFFAILAIIAFITAVPLLGIEIAMGQVRWPTLNGWLIILYVSLFPSLIAQLCFMRAVELIGPGRSGLFVNLVPIFGAGLAVMILAEPFRIYHAAALAFVLGGIALAERKRGQ from the coding sequence ATGCTGATGTGGGGCGGCAATGCCGTGGCCAGCCGTCTCGCCGTGGGCGAGATTTCGCCGATGGCGCTGACCTGTCTGCGCTGGACCGTGGTCATCGTCATCGCGGTCGCGATTGCACACAAGGAGCTGGTGCGCGAATGGCCGCTTCTGCGCGAGAAGCTGCCCATGATCATCGGCATGGGCGCGCTCGGCTTCACCGGTTTCAACGCCCTGTTCTATGTCGGCGCGCATTATACCACCGCTGTCAACCTCACCATCATCCAGGGCGCGATGCCCATCATCGTGCTGATCGGCGCCTTGCTGGTCTATGGTACGCGCATCACGCCCCTGCAGGTGGCGGGCACGATCGTGACGCTCACCGGCGTGGCGCTCGTGGCCACGCGCGGGGAACTCGCGACGCTCCTGCAATTCGCCTTCAATCCGGGCGACCTGCTGATGCTGTGCGCCTGTGTACTCTATGCCGGTTACACACTCGGCTTGCGCAACCGACCGCAGGTCTCGGGGCTCGCCTTCTTCGCCATCCTCGCCATCATCGCCTTCATCACCGCGGTTCCGCTGCTGGGCATCGAGATCGCCATGGGGCAGGTTCGATGGCCGACCCTGAACGGCTGGCTGATCATCCTCTATGTCTCGCTGTTTCCCTCGCTGATCGCGCAGCTGTGCTTCATGCGTGCGGTCGAGTTGATCGGTCCGGGGCGCTCGGGCCTGTTCGTCAATCTCGTCCCGATCTTCGGCGCCGGTCTCGCCGTGATGATCCTCGCCGAACCCTTCCGGATCTACCATGCCGCCGCCCTCGCCTTCGTCCTGGGTGGCATTGCGCTGGCGGAGCGCAAGCGCGGGCAGTAG
- a CDS encoding flagellar motor protein MotA → MAVGNMAVETPKPLSAPRIYLIRMAVFLILAGFLAFILYRPIWNAFLSNPGLNGLIVGVLLVGIILAIRQVARLFREVRWVNSLDLRDGAYQGRAPVLLAPIAQTIGRKTGNGAVSIDAGTMRTLLDTIGARLDESREIVRYLAGLLILLGLLGTFWGLIETVGAVGRNIADLPTGGDAAVLFDELKNSLASPLIGIGIAFSSSLFGLGSSLVVGFLDLQAGQAQSRFFTELEDYLTAHAVEEPVIEAPRGMPAATGFGGAELAGALDKLTTTINEGGGGRQATQAMANLAEGIQGLVQHMRSEQQMIRDWVEAQATREKELKAVLERLSSQDKG, encoded by the coding sequence ATGGCGGTTGGAAATATGGCGGTCGAGACGCCCAAACCCTTGAGCGCACCCCGGATCTATCTGATCCGCATGGCGGTCTTTCTGATTCTGGCGGGTTTTCTGGCCTTCATCCTGTATCGGCCGATCTGGAACGCCTTCCTGAGCAATCCGGGCCTCAACGGCCTGATCGTCGGGGTGCTGCTGGTCGGCATCATCCTCGCCATCAGGCAGGTGGCGCGGCTGTTCCGGGAGGTGCGCTGGGTGAATTCGCTGGATCTGCGCGACGGCGCCTATCAGGGTCGCGCCCCGGTCCTGCTGGCCCCGATCGCCCAGACCATCGGTCGCAAAACCGGCAATGGCGCGGTCAGCATCGATGCCGGCACGATGCGGACCCTGCTCGACACGATCGGCGCGCGCCTCGACGAGAGCCGCGAAATCGTGCGCTATCTCGCGGGTCTGCTGATCCTGCTTGGTCTGCTCGGGACTTTCTGGGGGCTGATCGAGACCGTGGGGGCTGTCGGGCGCAACATCGCCGATCTTCCCACGGGCGGCGACGCGGCGGTTCTCTTCGACGAATTGAAAAACTCCCTCGCCTCGCCGCTGATCGGTATCGGCATCGCCTTTTCATCGTCGCTTTTCGGCCTCGGCTCATCACTCGTCGTCGGCTTTCTTGATCTGCAGGCGGGCCAGGCACAGAGCCGTTTCTTCACCGAGCTCGAGGATTATCTTACCGCTCACGCGGTAGAGGAGCCGGTGATCGAGGCACCGCGCGGCATGCCTGCGGCGACGGGCTTCGGCGGCGCGGAGCTGGCAGGCGCCCTCGACAAGCTCACCACCACCATCAATGAAGGCGGCGGCGGGCGGCAGGCGACGCAGGCCATGGCCAACCTCGCCGAGGGCATCCAGGGGCTCGTGCAGCACATGCGTTCCGAGCAACAGATGATCCGCGACTGGGTGGAGGCGCAGGCCACCCGTGAGAAGGAACTGAAGGCCGTGCTGGAGCGGCTCTCGTCACAGGACAAGGGCTGA
- a CDS encoding peptidoglycan -binding protein has product MALAPRSRRDRGLNYWPGYVDALSTLLLVIVFLLSIFVLGQFFLTQEISGRDTVMDRLNRQIAELTDLLALERSTRRELEDTLGSLESTLSESEAEQARLQAMLDAGEGVSDRAEELAEALVGEQEATSRAENQIDILNQQISALRRQIAALESALDASEARDRESQARIADLGSRLNVALAQRVQELARFRSDFFGRLRQILGERDDIRIVGDRFVFQSEVLFPLGTAELREGPQPELDRVAAAILELAEEIPPDIAWVLRVDGHTDDRPIATARFPSNWHLSSARAIEVVEYLIDAGVPPENLLAAGFGEFQPIDTGTTEEAYARNRRIEFKLTER; this is encoded by the coding sequence ATGGCGCTGGCGCCCCGCTCCAGACGCGATCGCGGTCTGAATTACTGGCCGGGCTATGTCGATGCCCTGTCGACGCTTCTGCTCGTGATTGTCTTCCTGCTCTCGATTTTCGTGCTCGGCCAGTTCTTCCTGACCCAGGAGATCTCCGGGCGTGATACCGTGATGGACCGGCTCAACCGCCAGATCGCGGAACTGACTGATCTGCTCGCCCTGGAGCGCTCGACGCGGCGTGAGCTGGAAGACACGCTGGGCTCGCTGGAGAGCACGCTGTCCGAATCCGAGGCCGAACAGGCCCGCCTGCAAGCCATGCTTGATGCCGGGGAAGGCGTTTCGGATCGGGCCGAGGAGCTGGCCGAGGCACTCGTGGGCGAGCAGGAAGCGACCTCGCGCGCGGAAAACCAGATCGACATCCTCAACCAGCAGATCTCGGCTCTGCGTCGGCAGATCGCCGCGCTGGAATCCGCGCTTGATGCCAGCGAGGCGCGTGATCGCGAGAGTCAGGCGCGGATCGCCGATCTGGGCAGCCGGTTGAACGTGGCGCTCGCCCAGCGTGTGCAGGAACTCGCCCGTTTCCGCTCCGATTTTTTCGGGCGTTTGCGCCAGATTCTCGGCGAGCGCGACGATATCCGCATCGTCGGCGACCGCTTCGTCTTCCAGTCGGAGGTGCTCTTCCCGCTCGGGACCGCCGAGCTGCGCGAGGGCCCGCAACCCGAACTCGATCGCGTGGCTGCGGCGATCCTGGAACTTGCCGAGGAAATCCCGCCCGATATCGCCTGGGTGCTGCGCGTCGACGGGCATACCGATGACCGGCCGATCGCGACGGCGCGTTTTCCTTCGAACTGGCATCTCTCGTCGGCCCGTGCCATCGAGGTGGTGGAATATCTGATTGATGCCGGGGTGCCGCCGGAGAATCTGCTCGCAGCCGGTTTCGGCGAGTTCCAGCCGATCGATACGGGTACGACCGAAGAGGCCTATGCCCGCAATCGCCGCATCGAATTCAAGCTCACCGAGCGCTGA
- the lptF gene encoding LPS export ABC transporter permease LptF, with protein MPLVERYILKIAVTAFLVCLLGLTAVIWLTQALREVDLLTGQGQTLVVFLTFTLLSLPALVAIIAPVALFIAILYTLNKLNGDSELVVMNAAGMSFWRIMRPFGWLTGGVAAMVGVMAVVLVPASFNELRFLITQIRADFVANLVREGQFTEIDRGVTFSFRERSGEALMGIFLQDRRDERRTLVYIAEIGQIAQVDEESYLVLERGSVHTLTPGARDSSIVAFKRYAVDLSAFAPQGDLTFFKPRERSTGELLTIDDSDPVYAAFPGRFRSELHDRLSAWLYVLAMAAIAFAALGDARTTRQGRGLAIAAAIGGVVALRVAGFAATSAAARSDIAVVMVWAIPVLTLIGAFVIMNHGARLRRMLPAPKLPALPARLRSAPPGGVG; from the coding sequence ATGCCGCTCGTCGAACGCTATATCCTCAAGATTGCGGTCACCGCCTTCCTCGTCTGCCTGCTTGGTCTGACGGCGGTGATCTGGCTGACCCAGGCGCTACGCGAAGTGGATCTGCTCACCGGGCAGGGGCAGACGCTTGTCGTCTTTCTCACCTTCACATTGCTGTCGCTGCCGGCCCTCGTCGCCATCATCGCGCCGGTGGCTCTGTTCATTGCCATTCTCTATACGCTGAACAAGCTCAATGGCGATTCGGAGCTCGTGGTGATGAATGCGGCGGGCATGTCGTTCTGGCGGATCATGCGCCCCTTCGGCTGGCTGACCGGTGGCGTGGCCGCCATGGTCGGCGTCATGGCTGTGGTGCTGGTGCCGGCCAGTTTCAATGAACTGCGCTTCCTGATCACCCAGATTCGCGCCGATTTCGTCGCCAATCTGGTGCGTGAGGGGCAATTCACGGAGATCGACCGGGGCGTTACCTTCTCGTTTCGCGAGCGCTCCGGCGAAGCCTTGATGGGGATCTTCCTGCAGGATCGCCGCGATGAACGGCGCACTCTCGTCTATATCGCCGAAATCGGCCAGATCGCTCAGGTGGACGAGGAGAGCTATCTCGTGCTCGAACGCGGCAGCGTGCATACGCTCACTCCCGGTGCCCGTGACAGCTCCATCGTCGCCTTCAAGCGCTATGCGGTCGACCTATCCGCCTTCGCGCCGCAGGGAGATCTCACCTTCTTCAAGCCGCGCGAGCGCTCAACCGGCGAATTGCTCACGATCGACGACAGTGACCCGGTCTACGCCGCCTTTCCGGGACGGTTCCGATCCGAATTGCATGATCGGCTCAGCGCCTGGCTCTACGTGCTCGCCATGGCGGCGATCGCGTTCGCCGCTCTCGGTGACGCACGTACCACACGCCAGGGACGCGGGCTCGCCATAGCGGCTGCGATCGGCGGTGTCGTTGCCCTGCGCGTGGCGGGGTTTGCCGCGACGAGTGCTGCAGCGCGCTCGGATATCGCCGTGGTCATGGTCTGGGCCATACCGGTCCTTACCCTGATCGGCGCTTTCGTGATCATGAATCACGGCGCGCGCTTGCGGCGCATGCTGCCCGCACCCAAGCTACCCGCCCTGCCGGCGCGCCTGCGCTCTGCGCCTCCCGGCGGAGTCGGTTGA
- the lptG gene encoding LPS export ABC transporter permease LptG produces the protein MPVGYTLARYIGRQFLRSIATVFFTVFGLVYILDFVELVRRAGDVAGATPLWMAQLALLRTPSVTEQVLPFAILIGAMTTLLTLSRKLELVVVRAAGISVWQFLFPGLVIAGGIGIFSILAYNPAAAILKQYASEVETRIFSSSPQAHTGRDIWIRQRQEDGSAIIRAGSVMEGSTEIAAVTVFRFDLQGGFRERIEAGSAVLRSGYWEMRDARVIAIEGEPERFDRYLLPSGLEPDQLRRSFMPPESVPFWSLRERAEQTRRAGLDATAYQLRYESLLARPLLFVAMVLVAASVSLRFFRFGGVGPLVLGGVAAGFLLYVATELMEDLGASGLVGTTLAAWFPAVVGSLLGVLALLYQEDG, from the coding sequence ATGCCCGTCGGTTACACACTCGCACGCTATATCGGTCGGCAGTTCCTGCGCAGCATCGCCACTGTCTTCTTCACGGTGTTCGGTCTCGTCTATATTCTCGATTTCGTCGAACTGGTGCGCCGTGCAGGCGATGTCGCAGGCGCAACACCCCTCTGGATGGCTCAGCTGGCACTTCTGCGCACACCTTCCGTGACCGAGCAGGTCCTGCCCTTCGCCATCCTGATCGGCGCAATGACGACGCTTCTGACCCTGTCGCGCAAGCTCGAGCTGGTGGTGGTCCGCGCTGCCGGAATCTCGGTCTGGCAATTCCTGTTTCCGGGTCTCGTCATTGCAGGCGGGATCGGCATCTTCTCGATCCTCGCCTACAATCCGGCGGCAGCGATCCTGAAGCAGTATGCCAGCGAGGTCGAGACGCGGATTTTCTCATCCTCGCCGCAGGCGCATACGGGTCGCGACATCTGGATTCGCCAGCGTCAGGAAGACGGCTCGGCGATCATCCGCGCCGGCAGTGTCATGGAAGGGTCGACCGAGATCGCCGCAGTAACGGTTTTTCGCTTCGATCTTCAGGGGGGCTTTCGCGAGCGAATCGAAGCAGGATCGGCGGTATTGCGCTCCGGATATTGGGAAATGCGCGATGCGCGCGTGATCGCGATCGAAGGCGAACCGGAACGCTTCGACAGATACCTTTTGCCATCGGGTCTCGAACCGGACCAGTTGCGGAGAAGCTTCATGCCGCCCGAATCAGTTCCGTTCTGGAGCCTGCGCGAGAGGGCCGAACAGACCCGTCGCGCCGGGCTCGACGCAACCGCCTATCAGCTGCGCTACGAGAGTCTGCTCGCCCGGCCCCTGCTCTTCGTCGCCATGGTTCTCGTCGCGGCTTCCGTTTCTTTAAGATTCTTCAGGTTTGGTGGTGTGGGGCCGTTGGTTCTGGGTGGCGTCGCGGCGGGTTTTCTGCTTTACGTCGCTACCGAGCTGATGGAGGATCTCGGGGCTTCGGGTCTGGTTGGAACGACCCTCGCCGCGTGGTTCCCCGCTGTGGTGGGCAGTTTGCTCGGCGTGCTGGCCTTGCTTTATCAGGAGGATGGTTGA
- a CDS encoding LPS-assembly protein LptD, whose amino-acid sequence MRRVGSAIATLALVTALSTGIVSLPAQAQGGLDDVVAARAAGEGPQRLLLEADELIYDNDRNRVIAAGNVEMYYGGRSLQADRVTYDRNTSRVFAEGNARLVDADGTVGTASFFELTDDFRSGFIDSLQVEQDISDDGFGRPGTGRFSARRAERIEGEQTIFHRGTYTACDTCEENPGRPPFWQVRAARVIHDKETKTIYYENAALEFLGVPVAYLPYFWSPDPTVKRKTGFLTPTISLNEALGPGVTVPFFWETGPNHDLTFRPQFLSRQGVLGDVEWRHRLLTGSYGIRATGIFQQDRTQFKAPPSGPGDRNFRGSIQTTGRFGINRRWHWGWDITGVTDKWYLDNYGINAATLTSHYNREAVSQVYLTGRGERSFFDLRGYYFKALATRDFQQHQPVVHPVLDYNKRIDAPPAIGGELALDVNFVSLSRETSQFRAADPRDPNARGRFGGIFDTCASGAFNRDQCLLPGVAGSYSRLTSQVSWRRQIIDGLGQSWTPFAYLRADGIWSSPRTSGFQNAETANLMGSSDRFHGRMTPGVGLEYRLPMIARAGNFGVHALEPIAQIVARPNESRIGRLPNEDAQSLVFDESNLFSWDRFSGYDRVEGGVRGSYALRYGLTGRDGFRAEAQLGQSVQLAGRNSFRSGDLVNTGRDSGLESRFSDYVGRVSLSPNEMFSIDARGRFDRSTFDMKRLEAGARVNFDRFQGAVTYARFAPQPELGYPDRREGLQVSSRVELSPHWFATGSVMFDLSRYLDDRRSGAPESDRFSVASMSLGLGYADECTTFTVTYSARPQDGSLGTRDQNRTIMLQLELRSLGGVGVTRSLEEDQQGIAP is encoded by the coding sequence ATGAGACGGGTCGGTAGCGCGATCGCCACGCTGGCGCTCGTGACAGCGTTGAGTACGGGAATCGTGTCGCTCCCCGCGCAGGCGCAGGGCGGGCTCGACGACGTCGTCGCCGCACGCGCAGCCGGTGAAGGCCCGCAGCGTCTGCTGCTCGAGGCCGATGAACTCATCTATGACAACGACCGGAATCGCGTCATCGCCGCCGGCAACGTCGAAATGTATTACGGCGGTCGTTCACTGCAGGCAGATCGTGTTACCTATGACCGCAATACCAGCCGCGTCTTCGCCGAAGGCAATGCCCGTCTCGTCGATGCCGATGGCACTGTCGGCACCGCCTCCTTCTTCGAGCTCACTGATGATTTCCGCAGCGGCTTCATCGATTCGCTGCAGGTCGAGCAGGATATCAGCGATGACGGTTTCGGGCGCCCGGGAACGGGGCGCTTCAGCGCGCGCCGGGCCGAGCGGATCGAGGGCGAGCAGACCATCTTTCATCGCGGCACCTACACGGCGTGTGACACTTGCGAAGAGAATCCCGGCAGGCCGCCCTTCTGGCAGGTGCGCGCTGCGCGGGTGATCCACGACAAGGAAACGAAGACGATCTATTACGAGAACGCCGCGCTGGAATTCCTCGGCGTTCCCGTGGCCTATCTGCCGTATTTCTGGTCGCCGGATCCGACGGTCAAGCGCAAGACCGGCTTTCTCACCCCGACGATTTCCCTGAACGAGGCGCTGGGCCCTGGTGTGACGGTCCCGTTCTTCTGGGAGACGGGCCCCAATCACGATCTCACCTTCCGTCCGCAATTCCTCTCCCGGCAAGGCGTATTGGGCGACGTGGAATGGCGCCACCGGCTCCTGACCGGGTCTTACGGCATCCGCGCGACCGGTATCTTCCAGCAGGACCGCACGCAGTTCAAGGCGCCGCCATCCGGCCCCGGCGATCGGAATTTTCGAGGCTCGATCCAGACCACCGGGCGGTTCGGGATCAACCGGCGCTGGCATTGGGGCTGGGACATTACCGGCGTCACCGACAAGTGGTATCTCGACAATTACGGCATCAATGCCGCAACGCTGACCAGTCACTATAACCGCGAGGCCGTCTCGCAGGTCTACCTGACCGGTCGCGGTGAGCGTTCCTTCTTCGATCTGCGCGGCTATTACTTCAAGGCGCTCGCGACGCGCGATTTCCAGCAGCATCAGCCGGTGGTCCATCCGGTCCTGGATTACAACAAACGGATCGACGCGCCGCCTGCCATCGGGGGTGAGCTGGCGCTCGACGTGAATTTCGTCAGCCTGTCGCGTGAAACATCCCAGTTTCGTGCCGCCGACCCGCGAGATCCGAATGCGCGCGGTCGTTTCGGTGGCATTTTCGACACCTGCGCATCCGGCGCCTTCAACCGTGACCAATGCCTGCTGCCCGGCGTCGCCGGTTCATATTCTCGCCTGACCAGCCAGGTCTCGTGGCGCCGCCAGATCATCGACGGGCTCGGGCAGAGCTGGACGCCGTTTGCCTATCTGCGCGCTGACGGGATCTGGTCGTCGCCGCGCACTTCCGGCTTCCAGAACGCCGAAACCGCCAATCTGATGGGCTCGAGCGACCGTTTCCACGGGCGCATGACTCCGGGCGTGGGTCTCGAATACCGGTTGCCGATGATCGCGCGCGCGGGCAATTTCGGTGTTCACGCGCTGGAGCCGATTGCGCAGATCGTGGCGCGGCCGAATGAGAGCCGGATCGGGCGGTTGCCCAACGAGGATGCGCAGAGCCTCGTCTTCGATGAAAGCAATCTGTTCAGCTGGGACCGTTTTTCCGGCTACGACCGCGTCGAGGGCGGGGTGCGTGGCAGTTATGCGCTGCGTTACGGGCTGACCGGGCGCGACGGCTTCAGGGCGGAAGCCCAACTCGGACAATCCGTACAACTGGCCGGACGCAACTCGTTCCGGTCAGGCGATCTCGTCAATACCGGACGCGATTCCGGTCTCGAATCACGCTTTTCGGATTATGTCGGGCGGGTCAGCCTGAGCCCCAACGAGATGTTCTCGATCGATGCGCGCGGGCGCTTTGATCGCAGCACTTTCGATATGAAGCGCCTGGAAGCGGGTGCACGCGTCAATTTCGACCGATTCCAGGGTGCGGTGACTTATGCGCGTTTCGCGCCGCAGCCGGAACTGGGCTATCCGGATCGCCGCGAGGGCTTGCAGGTTTCGAGCCGGGTCGAGCTCTCGCCGCACTGGTTTGCGACGGGTTCGGTGATGTTCGATCTGTCGCGCTATCTCGACGACCGGCGCAGTGGCGCGCCGGAATCCGACCGCTTCTCCGTCGCTTCCATGTCGCTCGGTCTCGGTTATGCGGATGAATGCACGACTTTCACCGTGACCTACAGCGCCCGCCCGCAAGACGGCTCGCTCGGTACGCGCGATCAGAATCGAACCATCATGCTGCAGCTCGAATTGCGCTCGCTTGGCGGTGTCGGCGTGACGCGCAGTCTTGAAGAGGACCAACAAGGCATAGCGCCGTGA